The following proteins are co-located in the Sporosarcina pasteurii genome:
- a CDS encoding molybdenum cofactor biosynthesis protein B encodes MAKEHEYSKDQSLALAVLTVSDTRHLENDRGGDTIRQMLESEGHQIVASSICKDEKQEIEESIKKWLENPNIQGIVTTGGTGLGFRDITPETIEPYFTKHIKGFGELFRMLSYTEDVGSKSLLSRAEAGIVEDKVIYILPGSVKAVELAMKKLVLPELHHIVHEITKHKSE; translated from the coding sequence ATGGCAAAAGAACATGAATATAGCAAGGATCAATCATTAGCATTGGCTGTACTCACAGTGAGTGATACACGTCACTTAGAAAATGACCGTGGTGGCGATACAATCCGTCAAATGCTTGAAAGTGAAGGGCATCAAATTGTAGCGTCATCTATTTGTAAAGATGAAAAACAAGAAATTGAGGAATCAATAAAAAAATGGTTAGAAAACCCAAATATACAGGGGATTGTTACAACAGGAGGTACCGGTTTAGGATTCAGAGATATTACACCTGAAACAATTGAGCCGTATTTTACAAAGCATATAAAGGGTTTTGGAGAATTGTTTAGAATGCTTAGTTATACGGAAGATGTCGGGTCGAAATCGTTGTTAAGTCGAGCAGAGGCAGGCATTGTTGAAGATAAAGTCATTTACATATTGCCAGGGTCAGTAAAGGCTGTAGAACTGGCGATGAAAAAGCTCGTTCTACCTGAACTACACCACATCGTGCATGAAATTACGAAACATAAAAGTGAATAA
- the moaC gene encoding cyclic pyranopterin monophosphate synthase MoaC, protein MSKLTHFNEQGRAKMVDVSHKTETVRVAIAKSSIIVNEEIHAQIAEGTNKKGDVFAVAQIAAVMAAKNTANIIPMCHPLPLTGIDVQFDWAIDHENNHFEILIHAEVKTKGLTGVEMEALTAATSAALTIYDMCKAVGKDMVIGPTMLMKKTGGKNGDFERQL, encoded by the coding sequence TTGTCTAAATTAACGCATTTCAATGAACAAGGACGCGCCAAAATGGTTGACGTCTCACATAAAACTGAAACAGTACGGGTTGCCATCGCAAAGTCATCCATTATCGTGAACGAAGAAATTCACGCCCAAATTGCAGAAGGAACAAATAAAAAAGGAGATGTTTTTGCTGTTGCGCAAATCGCTGCTGTAATGGCTGCGAAAAACACTGCAAACATCATTCCAATGTGTCACCCGCTTCCACTCACTGGAATTGACGTGCAGTTCGACTGGGCAATTGACCATGAGAATAACCATTTCGAAATACTCATTCATGCCGAAGTTAAAACAAAAGGTCTTACTGGCGTCGAAATGGAAGCTTTAACTGCTGCCACGTCCGCTGCGCTAACCATTTATGACATGTGTAAAGCGGTTGGAAAGGATATGGTTATCGGTCCAACTATGCTTATGAAAAAAACGGGTGGAAAAAACGGAGACTTTGAGCGACAACTTTAA
- the glp gene encoding gephyrin-like molybdotransferase Glp: protein MSLMRKPIPVKEAVQLVMNHTQIGSSEKVPLDQAYGRVLKEPIIAKHDVPPFDRSPYDGFAIRAEDSKGASGENRIHFQVIDEIGAGHLAKRGIEKGEAVRIMTGAPIPENADAVVMLEQTIEQEDTFSLRKPFDTGENIAVQGEDAKEGKVLIEAGALIHPGTIALLATFGYAEVEVAKKPVVGILATGTELLQVHEELTPGKIRNSNGPMIAAQLSRMDIEYKSYGLLGDNLDACMEMVEKALAETDVLITTGGVSVGDYDYLPVIYEKLGAEVLFNKVAMRPGSVTTVATLGSHLLFGLSGNPSACFTGFELFTRPALLKMMGGTKPYLPRMKATLGEDFPKPNPFLRFVRAVWEMTEEGPVATPAGFNKSAAVSSIARGNCIIVLPNGTRGYTKGMEVDVLLLGVEEGVAKWEL, encoded by the coding sequence ATGTCACTAATGAGAAAACCAATTCCAGTGAAAGAGGCTGTTCAACTTGTCATGAATCATACACAAATAGGAAGCAGTGAAAAAGTTCCGCTAGACCAAGCATATGGTCGTGTGTTAAAAGAGCCAATTATTGCGAAGCATGATGTACCTCCGTTCGATCGATCACCGTACGATGGTTTTGCGATTCGTGCAGAAGATTCGAAAGGTGCATCTGGAGAGAATCGAATTCATTTTCAAGTGATTGATGAAATTGGGGCAGGTCATTTAGCGAAACGCGGCATAGAAAAAGGTGAAGCTGTTCGAATTATGACAGGTGCGCCAATTCCGGAAAATGCAGATGCTGTTGTTATGCTGGAACAAACAATTGAGCAAGAGGACACATTTTCCCTGCGGAAACCTTTTGACACTGGCGAGAATATAGCCGTTCAAGGTGAAGACGCAAAAGAAGGAAAAGTGTTAATTGAAGCGGGGGCATTGATTCACCCAGGAACGATAGCGCTCCTAGCAACTTTTGGTTACGCGGAAGTAGAAGTCGCGAAAAAGCCGGTCGTCGGCATACTCGCAACAGGTACAGAGCTTTTACAAGTCCATGAAGAATTGACACCTGGAAAAATTCGAAATTCCAATGGTCCAATGATCGCTGCACAATTATCGCGCATGGACATTGAATATAAATCCTATGGCCTGCTTGGAGATAATCTCGATGCTTGTATGGAAATGGTTGAAAAAGCATTGGCTGAAACAGATGTCCTCATTACAACAGGCGGCGTGTCGGTAGGAGATTATGATTATTTACCTGTCATTTACGAAAAATTAGGTGCTGAAGTATTGTTCAATAAAGTTGCCATGCGTCCTGGAAGTGTGACGACTGTTGCCACGTTAGGGAGTCATTTATTATTTGGATTATCTGGCAATCCATCGGCATGTTTTACAGGCTTTGAATTATTTACACGTCCCGCGTTATTGAAAATGATGGGCGGAACAAAGCCCTATTTACCTCGAATGAAAGCCACGCTTGGCGAAGACTTCCCAAAGCCGAACCCTTTCTTACGCTTCGTGCGTGCCGTTTGGGAAATGACTGAAGAAGGTCCGGTTGCAACACCAGCGGGCTTTAATAAATCGGCCGCGGTATCGTCCATTGCAAGAGGAAATTGTATCATTGTTCTCCCAAATGGAACGAGAGGCTATACAAAAGGCATGGAAGTAGACGTTCTTTTACTAGGGGTAGAAGAAGGCGTTGCCAAGTGGGAGCTGTGA
- the mobB gene encoding molybdopterin-guanine dinucleotide biosynthesis protein B, producing the protein MGAVKILHVVGFKDSGKTTLISRWVRLLKSEGLTVSVLKHHGHASSLDMPNENTDGMQFLNNGADMSLVAGAGTAQLLLNEEPSFAQLVHMATLNNPDVLLIEGYKSEQGNKVVIVRDEKDWQALQQLSGIQFVIGHGKMNLHVDVIDRAEKSQVDDWFLQWVKEDGHEAI; encoded by the coding sequence GTGGGAGCTGTGAAGATCTTACATGTCGTTGGTTTTAAGGATAGTGGGAAGACAACGCTGATCTCACGCTGGGTGCGCTTGTTGAAAAGTGAAGGTCTGACGGTTTCCGTGTTGAAGCATCACGGGCATGCTTCATCTCTTGATATGCCTAACGAAAATACGGACGGAATGCAATTTTTAAATAATGGAGCGGATATGTCTCTCGTCGCTGGCGCTGGAACTGCTCAACTATTATTAAATGAAGAACCGAGTTTTGCGCAATTAGTGCACATGGCGACTTTAAACAATCCCGATGTTTTACTCATCGAAGGGTATAAAAGTGAACAAGGAAATAAAGTGGTTATAGTACGTGACGAAAAGGACTGGCAAGCGTTACAACAATTGTCAGGCATTCAATTCGTTATTGGACATGGTAAAATGAACTTACATGTAGATGTAATTGACCGGGCCGAAAAAAGCCAAGTTGATGATTGGTTTTTACAATGGGTAAAGGAGGATGGCCATGAAGCCATTTGA
- a CDS encoding molybdenum cofactor biosynthesis protein MoaE, producing the protein MKPFEIVEEPIDIQKYADYVLHASAGAVTIFTGNVREWTHGVRTLYLSYEAYVPMAEKKMAEIGAEMEEKWPGIKVAIVHRIGELHISDIAVLIAVSSPHREAAYAANEYAIERIKEVVPIWKKEIWEDGEEWIGAQKKYPTKGRKLND; encoded by the coding sequence ATGAAGCCATTTGAAATCGTAGAAGAGCCAATTGACATACAAAAATACGCAGATTATGTTCTCCATGCAAGTGCGGGGGCAGTGACGATTTTCACCGGGAATGTGCGTGAATGGACACACGGCGTTCGGACGTTATATTTGTCTTATGAAGCGTATGTCCCAATGGCCGAGAAAAAAATGGCGGAAATCGGGGCGGAAATGGAAGAGAAATGGCCAGGAATTAAAGTCGCAATCGTTCATCGTATCGGTGAACTACATATATCAGATATTGCCGTCCTAATCGCCGTCTCCTCACCTCATAGAGAGGCAGCCTACGCCGCAAATGAGTATGCTATCGAACGAATTAAAGAAGTTGTCCCGATTTGGAAAAAAGAAATTTGGGAAGACGGAGAAGAATGGATTGGTGCGCAGAAAAAATATCCGACGAAAGGGAGAAAATTGAATGATTAA
- the moaD gene encoding molybdopterin converting factor subunit 1 codes for MIKVHYFARLRELTGKSEEFIDKDYMTVQQLLDWAEEKYPGFGKDMIHVAINEEYALKDDTIQTGDVCAFIPPVSGG; via the coding sequence ATGATTAAAGTGCATTATTTTGCTCGTCTTCGGGAATTAACTGGGAAATCCGAAGAATTTATCGATAAAGATTACATGACGGTTCAGCAATTACTCGATTGGGCTGAAGAAAAGTATCCCGGATTTGGTAAGGATATGATTCATGTTGCAATTAATGAGGAGTACGCTTTAAAGGATGATACGATTCAAACGGGCGATGTGTGCGCATTTATTCCGCCTGTGAGTGGTGGATGA
- a CDS encoding molybdenum cofactor guanylyltransferase, with amino-acid sequence MKTVGVVLAGGLSRRFGSPKAFARMGNKYFYEYAVAALAPHCDQIVIVTRPELVERFPNELNVITDDESFVGLGPLAGIYSVMSVIEAERYLVLPCDMPYITESVIGGLMLYQKESVIAVKTDDNYHPLVSSWHRRVKEQLRQSLEQRRLRVMQLLNEVETLWIDGDRFTKHANKVFKNINYETELERGEENECNG; translated from the coding sequence ATGAAAACCGTTGGCGTTGTACTAGCCGGTGGTTTATCTAGAAGGTTTGGTTCCCCGAAAGCATTCGCGCGGATGGGAAACAAGTACTTCTATGAATACGCAGTTGCTGCTTTAGCACCGCATTGCGATCAGATTGTGATTGTCACAAGACCTGAACTTGTTGAACGTTTCCCAAATGAGCTGAATGTCATTACGGACGATGAATCGTTTGTTGGCCTCGGTCCACTGGCTGGGATTTATTCAGTGATGAGTGTGATTGAAGCCGAACGCTATCTGGTCTTGCCTTGTGATATGCCTTATATAACGGAGAGCGTCATTGGAGGGCTAATGCTCTATCAAAAAGAATCTGTAATTGCTGTTAAAACGGATGATAATTATCATCCGCTCGTGTCGAGTTGGCATCGGCGTGTAAAAGAACAGTTACGACAGTCGCTAGAACAGAGGCGGTTGAGAGTGATGCAATTGTTAAATGAAGTCGAAACATTGTGGATAGACGGCGATCGTTTCACGAAGCATGCAAACAAAGTATTTAAAAATATAAATTATGAAACTGAATTAGAAAGAGGTGAAGAAAATGAGTGCAATGGTTGA
- the moaA gene encoding GTP 3',8-cyclase MoaA, giving the protein MSAMVDQLGRPIRDLRISVTDRCNFRCTYCMPKEIFGDDYAFLPKDELLSFEEIERFAQIFADLGVKKLRVTGGEPLMRKDISILVGKLLKIDGIEDVGLTTNAVLLRQHAQALYDVGLRRLNISLDALNPEVFGAINGRGVKPDFILSNIDFAQKIGFEIKVNMVVEKGVNESEIIPMATYFKERGIMLRFIEFMDVGNDNGWSFEKVITKKEIYHMLKEIYNIEPAEQHYYGEVAKRYRYQDNGAEVGFITSVSESFCSTCTRARLSSDGKLFTCLFASDGFDLKALIRSNKTDEALVESIRKVWERRADRYSDERTEQTAKNRKKIGMGYIGG; this is encoded by the coding sequence ATGAGTGCAATGGTTGATCAATTAGGCCGACCGATTCGTGATTTAAGAATATCAGTGACGGATCGTTGTAATTTTAGGTGTACGTATTGCATGCCGAAAGAGATATTTGGCGACGATTATGCATTTTTACCGAAAGACGAGCTCTTATCATTTGAGGAGATTGAGCGGTTTGCCCAAATATTTGCAGATCTTGGGGTGAAAAAACTTCGGGTTACGGGTGGAGAGCCACTGATGCGAAAAGACATTTCAATATTGGTGGGCAAGCTGCTTAAGATTGATGGCATTGAAGACGTAGGGCTTACAACGAATGCAGTATTACTGCGCCAACATGCACAAGCACTTTACGATGTGGGACTCCGTCGCTTAAATATAAGTTTAGACGCTCTGAATCCCGAGGTTTTTGGCGCAATAAACGGTCGAGGCGTAAAACCAGATTTTATCCTGTCTAATATTGATTTCGCTCAAAAAATTGGTTTTGAAATTAAAGTCAATATGGTCGTTGAAAAAGGGGTCAATGAAAGTGAAATTATTCCAATGGCGACCTACTTTAAAGAGCGCGGGATCATGCTTCGCTTCATCGAGTTTATGGATGTCGGAAATGACAATGGGTGGAGCTTTGAAAAAGTCATTACGAAAAAAGAAATTTACCATATGTTAAAAGAAATTTATAACATTGAACCGGCCGAACAGCATTACTACGGAGAGGTAGCCAAGCGCTATCGTTATCAAGACAACGGTGCAGAAGTTGGATTTATCACATCCGTATCAGAGTCATTTTGCTCAACTTGCACACGAGCAAGATTGTCTTCTGATGGGAAACTGTTCACTTGTTTATTTGCCTCTGATGGATTTGACTTAAAGGCTTTAATTCGTAGTAATAAAACAGATGAAGCACTTGTGGAATCGATTCGAAAGGTTTGGGAACGCAGGGCGGATCGTTATTCAGATGAACGGACAGAACAAACTGCAAAAAACCGTAAAAAAATTGGCATGGGGTATATTGGCGGCTGA
- a CDS encoding D-glycerate dehydrogenase: protein MKQTIFITRKLPEEVIQPLREKFTVRMWEEEEIEVPVDVLKKEVQQADALWTTISDQITKEIMTSAPNLKVIANLAVGFNNIDVEAAKELGITVTNTPDVLTETTADLAFALLLASARRITEAERVLRDGKWTSWAPMQLTGMDVFGATLGIIGMGRIGEAAAKRAKGFDMNVLYYNRTRKLEAEEKYGFSYAELDSLLQQSDFVLIFAPLTEETKNMIAKRELGLMKKTAILLNVARGGIVNEQDLYDALKNGDIWGAGLDVFETEPVPLNHPLLTLPNVTVLPHIGSASIQTRLAMMKMNQKAIMDVLEGRVPKNVVI from the coding sequence TTGAAGCAAACGATATTTATTACAAGAAAATTACCTGAAGAGGTTATCCAACCGTTACGTGAAAAGTTTACGGTACGTATGTGGGAGGAAGAAGAGATTGAGGTGCCTGTTGATGTACTAAAAAAAGAAGTGCAACAGGCGGATGCACTTTGGACGACAATATCTGATCAGATTACGAAAGAAATCATGACTAGTGCCCCAAACTTAAAAGTAATCGCGAATCTTGCGGTTGGCTTTAATAATATCGATGTTGAAGCGGCAAAGGAGCTAGGTATCACTGTAACAAATACGCCGGATGTGCTAACAGAAACAACGGCAGACCTTGCCTTTGCCTTACTTCTCGCTTCAGCACGACGTATTACAGAAGCAGAACGTGTCTTACGTGACGGTAAATGGACGTCTTGGGCGCCGATGCAACTGACAGGGATGGATGTGTTTGGCGCTACTCTAGGTATTATTGGCATGGGAAGAATCGGTGAAGCAGCTGCAAAGCGAGCGAAAGGATTCGATATGAATGTCTTATATTACAATCGTACGCGTAAACTCGAAGCAGAAGAAAAGTACGGGTTTAGCTATGCAGAACTCGACAGTTTATTACAACAGTCCGATTTCGTACTTATTTTTGCCCCGTTGACGGAAGAAACGAAAAATATGATTGCCAAACGAGAACTCGGGTTAATGAAGAAAACCGCGATTCTGTTAAACGTTGCGCGCGGCGGCATTGTGAATGAACAAGACCTTTACGATGCATTAAAAAATGGTGATATTTGGGGTGCAGGCCTGGATGTATTCGAAACAGAACCAGTCCCATTAAACCATCCTTTATTAACGTTACCTAATGTAACCGTCCTGCCACATATCGGAAGTGCGAGCAT